The genomic interval GCGCGGCGGCTCTTCGACCTGGTAAACCGCTTATTTCTATACAAATTCGGCACCAAGACACTCAACAACCTCTTCCAGAACCTGGGGCCCTTTTTTCTCTTCCTGCTGGGCGGCTACCTGGTGATCCAGGGCCGCTTCACCCTCGGGGCGCTGGTGGCCTTTCTCTCGGCCTACGAGAAGGTCTACGAGCCGTGGAAGGAGCTGATCGAATACTATCAGGACCTCCAGGATGCGCGCGTGCGCTACGAGCGGGTGATGGGCTACTTCGATGAGGCCCCCGAGTTCGCCCTCTTTCCGGAGGGCCGGCCGGCCCACCGCCTGAGCGGCAGCATCGCGGTCAGCGACCTCAGCCTGACGGTCCAGGAACAGATCCAGCTCCTGGACGGGGTCGGCCTGGATCTCGCCGCCGGCCAGCAGATGGCCCTGGTGGGATTTTCCGGCAGCGGCAAAAGCACCCTGGCCATGCTGCTGGGGCAGCTCTACAGCTACCGCCGGGGCCACATCCGGCTGGACGGGCATGAACTGCGGGAGCTGACCAAGCTGGACGTCAGCCGCAACATCGGGTTCGTGGCCCAGCACCCCTTCATCTTCAGCGGCACGGTGCGCGACAACTTGCTCTACGGCTGCCGCGCGCTGGCCGCCGCGGCCACGGCCAAAGGACCGCCCCCGGCGCTGCCGGACACCCGCCGGCTGCTGGAGATGACCGCCGCCGTGGGGTTTGCCGAGGACATCGTGCGCTTCGGCTTAAACGCCGTCCTGGACCGCGAGCGCTGCCAGCCCCTGCGGGCGGACCTGCTGCGGATGCGCAACCGGCTGCACCGCCAGCTGTCGGAGAAACTCGGTCAAGCGGTGGAGTTCTACAACGTCAACCGGTTTCTCGAGCATTTGCGGATCTACGACAATCTGTTTTTCGGCGACGTCCACGACCCCGCCTGGGCGCTTTCCAACCTGCCGCGGAATCCGGCCTTTACCGCTTTTCTGGAAGCCAACGACCTCGACAGCCCCCTGCTGGAGCTGGGCGCCAAGCTGGCGGCGGAAACCGTCGCCCTGCTGGGAAAGATCGGCGACGATGCCTTTTTCTTCGCTGCCAGCCCGATGGCCCCGGAGGAGTTCGAAACCTACGCCCGGATCGTGGGGCGGGCGGCCAAAACCAGCCCGAGCGGGCTGCCAGCGGCCGACCGGGCCCAGCTGCAGCTCCTGGCGCTGCGCTTCATCCCCGCCCGGCACAAGTTGGCCGCGATCCCCGGGTCCCTGGCGGCCGCGATCGTGGCCGCCCGCCAGCGGTTCATCCAGAATGTCGGCCACCTTCAGCTGCGGCGCTGCCAGCTGGCCACCGAGCACTTCATGCGCGGCGAGGACCCCGGGCCGGCCGAGGAGACCGGCGGCAACCGCGACTTTTCGATCTACTGTCCCACCGAGTACCTCTACTCGCGCAGCCTGCTGGACAACCTCGTCTTCGGCACCCTCAAAGCCGAGCAGGACACCGCCCAGGCCGAGCTGCGCGAACGGGTGACCAAGGCGCTGGAGGAAAACGGGCTGCTGGACACCGTGATGGAAATCGGCCTGGATTTCGCCGTGGGCAGCAAGGGCGACCGCCTCTCCGGCGGCCAGCGCCAGAAAATCGCCATCGCCCGCGCGCTGCTCAAGGAAACCCCGATTCTCATCCTGGATGAGGCCACCGCCAGCCTGGACAACACCTCCCAGGCCAGGATCCAGCAGTATATCGAGACCCGTCTCAAGGGCCGTCAAACGGTGGTGGCGGTGATTCATCGCCTGGACACGGCCCGGGCCTACGACCGGATCCTGGTGCTGCGGGCCGGGCGGGTGATGGAGGCCGGTACCTACGACAACCTGATGGAGCGACAGGGGAGCTTCTACGACCTTGTCAGGGGAGCGACGACCTGAAATGACCGCCGAGGCACGTCAAAACCGCAGCGAACTGGCCCAGAACATGGACTACCTGAGACAGCTGGGCCCTTTTGAGCGCACCCCCTTTGAAATCCTGCGGCTCTATGCTTACATTGCTCGTAGACGGCGTTTCCGTCAGGGGGATTTTATCTTCCGCCAGAACCAGCAGGCCGACCGGGCCCACCTCATCCTGAGCGGCGAGGTGACGTTGTCGGTGGAGAAGTCGGGACGGACGCTCCCGCTGCAGGTCCTTGGGCCGATGGAATTTTTCGGCTACATGGCGCTGTTGGCACGCTACGACTGGCCGCTGAGCGCCCGGGCCACGGCCGCCGGCGAAACCCTGAGCGTGGACCGTGAGAGTTTTCGCAAGATTCTGATCCGCTTTCCGGATCAGTGCATCGAGGTGGTGGACAGCCTGGTGCGCCTACGCATGCAGCGCATGCGCGAGCACATGGACACCCTGATGAAAAACATCAAAGACCCGGGCGGCGGCGCCGAGCTGGCGCGTGAAATCGGCGTATAACCCGCGCGGCGGACGGACCTGGCGACCGTATCGCCGGAAGAGGAAACCGAAATGCTCAGATGGATGGTTTTCGCGATGGTAGCCGGCCTGCTGGTGGGTCGGGGCTGGTGTGAGGCCAAGGCCCCGCTCGAAGTGGGCGGGTTTGTCCTGGGCGCGCCGGTCCAGGCGGTGGAGGATCGCGTGCGCATGGCAAGCGCGCTGCCGGTGCGCCACATGGAGTTCCTGCAGGAGGTGGAAATCATCGATTTGCCGCAGTTTAAAAGCGGCTACATCGCCTTCGGGACCTGCGACCAGCCGGGGCAGATCGTACGCATCAAGCTGAAGTATGCCGAGTCCTCGCGCAAATTCTACGACGCGCTGCTGAAGCGCTTCAAACAGCGCTTCGGCAACCCCAGCGAGTGGCGCGGCGACCCGTTTCACGTGGTGATCGCTTGGAAATGGCAATTCACCGAGCCCGACGGCACCTGCATCAGCCTGATTCTCCAGCACAACACCCGCGACGAGGACGAGAAAATGGGCAACGCGGTCAAACTGACGGCCAGCCACCTGATCGAGGCCGAACGCCGCTGCTTCGAAAAGCGGCAGCCAAAGTCGGCGGCCCCGGGGGAGCCGCCGGCTGCCCGCGGCCCGGTGGACTGGGATTTGCTAGTTCCGCGATGAGCCCCACAGCCCGCGTGATGCCGGCATGACCCCTGTGGACTCCACGCCCGCAGACGACTGGCGTGAGACCGCCTGGAACGGCGTACGCTTGCGGGTCCCGGCCAGGTGGGAGCCCCGCGAGATCGGCCGCCGCTATCTGCTGCTGGCCTCGCCGGACGGGCCGGCGATGGAGCTGCGATGGGGCCCGGCCGCCGGCAGGCACGCCGACCCCGCCGACTATCTGCGCCGCCTGCAGCCCCGCAAAGGCCCCCGCAGGCTCATCCGCCCCATTCCACTGCCGGCCGCCTGGCAAAAGGCGCTGACGGGGTTCGCCTGCCAGGGGTTTTCCTGGTCCGCCGGCGGACAGGCCGCCAGCGGTGCGGTGCTCTGCTGCCCGGTCTGCCGTCAGGCCACCCTGGTCCAGTTTTTCCACCCCCCCGGGGCCGGCGCCGGACCGACCGCCGCCGGGGTCCTCTCCGCCTTCCGGGATCACGGTCCGGCCCCCACCGTGGTCTACGCCCTCTTCGACATCCGGGCCGAAGTCCCGGCGATTTTCCAGCTGGCCGGCCAGCGCTTCGAAGCGGGCTATTTCGAGCTGGTCTTCAAAGGCCCGCGCCAGCGGCTGGTGCTGCACCGCTGGGGGCCGGCCGGGGTGCTGCTGCAACAAACAGCCCTGGCGACCCTGGGCCGGCGCCTGCTGCCCGGGAGCGACGGCCGGCCGGAAGACCTGGCGATCGGCCCCCATCAGGGTCTGGAATGGTCCCAGGACCCGCCGCAGCGGGGCTGGCAGCGCTGGTGGGGCAGACTCACCCCCGGCGAGCGCTACCGGCGCTACCGGATCTGGCATCTGCCGCAGCGCAACCGTCTCCTGGGGGTCAGTCTGGAAGGCCGCCTGGCGCCCCCCTATCCATGGCTGGACGCCCTCTGCCAAGCCTATGAAAGTTTTTAAACGCCGCAAAACCGCCGAGACCGACGCCGCCCGCGCGGCGTCGCTGGCCTGCCGGCCCACCAAAAACCCGGAGGTCCAGGAAAGCCCGCTGGATTCAGGCGAGCTGCTGCTGGTCTACCCGGTCAGGGTCCGCCCGTGGTTCGGGTCCCTGGCACGCCGCCTGGGCGCCCCGGCCGCCGAGGTTCAGACCCGCCGGCTGCAGCTGGACACGCTGGGGACGGCGGCCTGGCGCCTTCTGGACGGTCGGCGGACGGTGGCCGGGGTGGTGCGGGCCTTTGCGCACGAGTTTCAGCTGCATCCGCGCGAAGCGGAGGTGTCCGTCACGCGCTTCCTGAAGGAATTGGGCAAGCGGGGGTTGATCGGACTCAAGGCCCCGCCGGGGGAGCTCAAGGGCCTCGGCAAGAAATAATTCCACATCTGGCTTGTCTTTTGGCACGTCACCGGCGTTACATCCGCCGGCACGTATCCCGATATGCACCGGCGAATGTGCCTGGGTGACAAACCAAAATCCGGCGCCATAATGTGGAATTGTTGATTGCCGCGACCCTAAAACTGCTGCAGGGCGTCCTCCAGGGAGGTAAAGATCGGCAGGAAGGTGTCAAAACCCGCGATTTCGAAAACTTCGCGGACGTAGTCTTTCATGGCGCAGAGGACAAAGCTGCCTTCGGCGCGCTTGATGTCCTTGGTGGCTTTCAGAATGACCCGCAGCCCCGCGCTGGAAATATAATCCAGCGCGCCGAAGTCCACCACCAGACACCGGGTCCCCTGGCGGATCACATCGGAAAGCCGCTTTTCGAAGTCCGGCGAAGTATTGGAATCCAGCCGCCCGGAGAGGCTGAAGATCAAGATATCGTCTTGTTGTCGCTCGGTTATTTCCATGGAGAAATTACCTTTCAGATGCGGCCGGCGGCGGCCCTCAGCGCCGGATCTGTTTTTTGAGGGTCAGGACGTTGGTGTCCCGCCGCCGTTCGTAGACGATCCGGTCCATGAATTTGCGGATGAAGAATATCCCCAGCCCCCCGATCGAGCGCTTCTCCAGCGGGCAGTGGATCTCCGGCGGCTGGACCTGGGACAGGTTGAAGTGGCGCCCGTCGTCCTTGACCCGGATGGTCAGGGTCTCGCCCTCCAGCCGAAGGCGCACGGTGATCCAGTGCTCTTTGTCATCGCAGAAGCCGTAGGAAATGATGTTGCTCAGGATTTCCTCCAGGGTGAAGTTGATTTCAAATACGCATCTTGGCGGCAGCCCGTGGCGCTCGCCGAAGTCCTGCAGATGCCGGCTCAGACGCCTGAGTTCGGAGAGGCGGTTTTGCAGTTTGAGTTCTAGTGTGTCTGCACCCATGGAATCATCCGGGATGGCTGCAAGGCTCAGATCAGACTGACCCCCGATTTCTTTTGGCAGCTGTCGGCGCCCAGGAATGCATCCGACATGAAGCGCTCCTCCCAGGCGCTGATGCTCTCCACCAGCCCCTTGAGGACCTTGGGCATCATGTCGGGAAACTGCTCCAGCACGCGCGAGAATTTTTCGCGCGTCAGCACCAGGCAGACCACATCGGTCACCGCCACCAGGGAAAACAGACGCCGCATCCCGCCCAGTAGCGTGATCCCGCCCAAAAAAGCGCCGGCCTCGAAAACGCGCATCTCGTGCTCGCGACCGTTTGTCTCGCGCAACAGGCGTGCCTGACCGGAGACCAGGAAAAAGGCCTGACCGTCGTCCTCCCCCTGGGTGAAGAGGCGCTCCCCCGCCTTAAAGCTCTCCCGCGCGCAAAGGTACGCCAGCAGCTTGAGGGCCTCGGGCGACAGCCCGGCAAAAAACCGCACCTCGCGCAGGATGTCCAGATTCTGCTGGAACTCGCAGGCCGCGTCCGTCCTATTTTCTTCCGGTGACCAGCTCATAAAAGGTTCCTTTCCGATTCATCAGCTCTTCGTAAGGTCCCAACTCGAGAATCTTGCCGGCCTTCATCACCGCGATCTTGTCGAAATTTTTGACGATGTCCAGGCGGTGCAACACGGCGATCAGGGTGGTACGACCCTTGAAGCGGGCCTCCAGCAGGCGCTGGATGCGGGCCTGGGACTTGTTGTCCAGGGCCGAGGTGGCCTCGTCCATGATCAGGATTTCCGGGTTCTTCAGAAACGCCCGGGCGATCGCCACTTTCTGGCGCTGGCCGCCGGAGAGCCGGTCACCCTTGCTGCCGACGTCGAACGTCATCCCGATCTCGATGATCCTCTCCAGCAGGTCCTCCTCGATGAGCACCTGGACGATGCTCTGGTTTATTTTTTCCTCGGCCTGGGAGCCGCTGCTTTTGGGTTTGCCGAAGAGAATATTGTTGAGAATGGTCTCGGAATGAATGTAAACGGCCGTTTGGTAAAAGGCAAGCGCATCGGGAAAATCCCGTTCAATCCCCGCCTTGAAAAGCGCCCGGCCGGCCATGACCCGCTTTTCCAGCAAACCGGAGAGGGCCACGGTCTTGTGCCGCGCGGGGGTGAAGCGCAGCCCCAGGATCAGAAGCTTTTCGCGCTCGCCAGCGGGTAGGTCCGCCAACGGCTGTTTTTCCAGCCGCTGCACGATCTGCTTGTAATCCTCCAGCTCCTCGGGTTGGATCGGGCTTTCGCGGAAGAAGATGTCCTGGGGCGGGAGATTGCCCAGGATATCCACGGTCTGCCGGGCCAGCTCCGCCCCGAGCTTCAGCAGCGGCCCGGTGAGCTCGGCGCGCTCCAGAAATTCCAGGAAATAGGGGTTGTGGTAGAGGTTGGGGGCTTCGAAGGCGGGGTCGTTGGCCGTACCGAAAATCAGGTTCTCGGCGATGCTGGCGTGGTGGAGAAAGTTCTGCACATTGAAAAACTCCACGCTGTCGGCCAGGGCCTCGCCAAAATCCCGCCGGAAATTGGCCCGCACCCGCACCAGCACCGCCATCAGGTCGCCGTCGCGCTGGGGCGAGACCCGCGCATTGAGGCCAAATCGCAGCACGTCCACGAAAATGCCGGTCTGCTGAAGCACCTCGATGATTTGGTCGAGGGTCGGCATCGGCGGGGTGCTTTCCGCCCCGGCCGCCTGTTTGCGGGCCTCGCAGCCATAGAGCAGGTTGCTCTGGATGGTGCCGCCGAAGATGAAGGGGCTCTGGGAGACGAAGCCGACGTTGTTGACGATGTCGCTTTTGGTCATCTCCGCCACCTCGCGTCCGTCCATCAGCACGTGGCCGCCAGTGTAGCGGTAGAGCTGACCGACGCACAGCGCCAGGGTGCTCTTGCCGCTGCCGGAGAAGCCCACCAGGGCCAAGTGCTCGCCCGGGGCCAGGGAGAGGTTGATGTCCTGCAGCAAGAGGATGCCGCCCTCGGTGGCGAAGGACAGGTGCTGAACCTGAAGGTCGCCGCGCAGGTGATAGGGCGCACGGTCCACGGGCGCCAGCTGGTACTCGGGGGCGGCATCGAAGTACTCCATGGTGCGGCGATAGCGCACGATTGCGTCTTGATAGGACTGATAGAACTCGATCAGCTCCTTCCAGGGGTCGTAAAGCTTTTCCTGGGCCGAGAGAAAGGCCACCAGCGCACCCAGTTCCAGCCGGCCGTGGATGGTGAGGTAGCCGCCGATGATGAACACCAGGAAAGGGCTCAGGTTGGTGAAAAAATTGTTGGCGGTTTTGATTCCGAAGCGCAGCAAATTCCAGCGCACCCGTATCTTGCGCAGGTCTTCGACCTCCTGGTCGTGGCGCAGGTTTTCGATCTCGTAGGAGCCGTTGCCCTGGACCTCGTGGATCCCTGAAACCGACTCGACGATGATATCCGAGTAGTGGCGGGTGATGTCCACGCGCTTTTTGTTGGCTTGGTTGGCCTTTTGCTGCAGCAGCGGGATGATGAGCAGCACCACGGGGTAAATCGAGAGCGAGACGGCCGCCAGGATCGGGTTGAGCCACGCCAGGTAGACGGCGAAGACCAGCAGAGTCAGGAGGCTGGTGATGGGCACGGCCAGCGCCTCGCCGGCGAAATCCCCGGCTGCGACGAGTTCGTTGACCAAAGAGGCGACCACCAACCCCGGCTGGGTTTTGCGGAAGAAGGAAAGCGGCAGGGTCAGGAGATGGTGGTAGAGGGCCTTGCGCATCTCGGCCAGGGCGCGCTGGCCGATGAGGGTCTGCAGAATATTGATCAGGTACTTGAGGCCGCTGGCGGCCAGGACCGACACGAGGTAGATGCCGCAGTAAAGCATCAGCAGGTCCACGTCGCGCAGCTTGATGGCCTCGTTGACCACCCGCTTCTGCATCTCCAGGGGAAGCACCCGGGCAAAGACCGTGATGATGATGACCGCCAGCAGAAGCGCCTGCAGATGCAGGTTGTAGGCGAAGACCCACGAAAAAAGCGACCGTTTGGTCACGGAGACATCCGGAGAACGCATCGGGTATGCTCCTTGGTTTTGGGCGTGCATCCCACCCCACCCATAGTATCAATGGCGCCTTTTTGACAAGCCCCTTTTTGCCCGGCTGCGGCGGGCGCCGAATTGATTTTGACAAGAGCGGTGCGGCGGGCTACAAAGATCAATTTCAGGCCGCCGGCAGAGGGCTAATCCACCATGACCCACCCGGCGGGCCGCGGCTGCGCCACGGCAGCCGCTGAACCAAAAGAGACGCGGGGAATCGGGCATCCGGGAGCACGGCAACCCGCGGGAGAGTCTAATGGAATTTTTCCTCTGTGTGCTGGGAATGGTGATGATCATCGAGGGACTGCCGTATTTCGCCTTTCCGGAGCAAATGAAATCCTGGGTCGGCAAGATCAGGGAGATGTCCGCCGGCGCGTTGCGGCGCTTCGGGTTGATCCTGATGCTGCTGGGCCTTTTTCTGGTCTACCTGGGTAGAACCTGAGCGCGTCATGTTCGCCATCGAGGATTACGATTACCCCCTGCCCGAGGGGCTCATCGCCCAGAGCCCGGCCGCCGGCCGTGACCGGTCGCGCCTGCTGGTGCTCGACCGGCGCTCGGGCCGCCTGGGGCATCACCGCTTCCGCGAGCTGGAGGGTCTCCTGAACCCCGGTGATCTGCTGGTGGTCAACAACACGGCGGTGATTCCGGGTCGT from Desulfobacteraceae bacterium carries:
- a CDS encoding ATP-binding cassette domain-containing protein, translating into MITQRSLFYWIRQRHRLLQLLILALILVSIGLRLLPLELQKRIINSAIELKQVDLLLLYCGLFLTAVLLASLFKYAINVLQKYVGQKILLEMRETLYTHMLQLPLQFFRRTPQGTVISLLSAELNAVGHFIGGALAVPVTSLLMLLSFAAYMIYLDPLLALISLAIYPLEIVLIPILQRRYNRLNARRVDAVREMSNVVGEAVGGILEIQGNASFALEKAKFSDIARRLFDLVNRLFLYKFGTKTLNNLFQNLGPFFLFLLGGYLVIQGRFTLGALVAFLSAYEKVYEPWKELIEYYQDLQDARVRYERVMGYFDEAPEFALFPEGRPAHRLSGSIAVSDLSLTVQEQIQLLDGVGLDLAAGQQMALVGFSGSGKSTLAMLLGQLYSYRRGHIRLDGHELRELTKLDVSRNIGFVAQHPFIFSGTVRDNLLYGCRALAAAATAKGPPPALPDTRRLLEMTAAVGFAEDIVRFGLNAVLDRERCQPLRADLLRMRNRLHRQLSEKLGQAVEFYNVNRFLEHLRIYDNLFFGDVHDPAWALSNLPRNPAFTAFLEANDLDSPLLELGAKLAAETVALLGKIGDDAFFFAASPMAPEEFETYARIVGRAAKTSPSGLPAADRAQLQLLALRFIPARHKLAAIPGSLAAAIVAARQRFIQNVGHLQLRRCQLATEHFMRGEDPGPAEETGGNRDFSIYCPTEYLYSRSLLDNLVFGTLKAEQDTAQAELRERVTKALEENGLLDTVMEIGLDFAVGSKGDRLSGGQRQKIAIARALLKETPILILDEATASLDNTSQARIQQYIETRLKGRQTVVAVIHRLDTARAYDRILVLRAGRVMEAGTYDNLMERQGSFYDLVRGATT
- a CDS encoding Crp/Fnr family transcriptional regulator; this encodes MTAEARQNRSELAQNMDYLRQLGPFERTPFEILRLYAYIARRRRFRQGDFIFRQNQQADRAHLILSGEVTLSVEKSGRTLPLQVLGPMEFFGYMALLARYDWPLSARATAAGETLSVDRESFRKILIRFPDQCIEVVDSLVRLRMQRMREHMDTLMKNIKDPGGGAELAREIGV
- a CDS encoding PqqD family protein; its protein translation is MKVFKRRKTAETDAARAASLACRPTKNPEVQESPLDSGELLLVYPVRVRPWFGSLARRLGAPAAEVQTRRLQLDTLGTAAWRLLDGRRTVAGVVRAFAHEFQLHPREAEVSVTRFLKELGKRGLIGLKAPPGELKGLGKK
- a CDS encoding STAS domain-containing protein, translated to MEITERQQDDILIFSLSGRLDSNTSPDFEKRLSDVIRQGTRCLVVDFGALDYISSAGLRVILKATKDIKRAEGSFVLCAMKDYVREVFEIAGFDTFLPIFTSLEDALQQF
- a CDS encoding ATP-binding protein, yielding MGADTLELKLQNRLSELRRLSRHLQDFGERHGLPPRCVFEINFTLEEILSNIISYGFCDDKEHWITVRLRLEGETLTIRVKDDGRHFNLSQVQPPEIHCPLEKRSIGGLGIFFIRKFMDRIVYERRRDTNVLTLKKQIRR
- a CDS encoding Crp/Fnr family transcriptional regulator — translated: MSWSPEENRTDAACEFQQNLDILREVRFFAGLSPEALKLLAYLCARESFKAGERLFTQGEDDGQAFFLVSGQARLLRETNGREHEMRVFEAGAFLGGITLLGGMRRLFSLVAVTDVVCLVLTREKFSRVLEQFPDMMPKVLKGLVESISAWEERFMSDAFLGADSCQKKSGVSLI
- a CDS encoding ABC transporter ATP-binding protein/permease, translating into MRSPDVSVTKRSLFSWVFAYNLHLQALLLAVIIITVFARVLPLEMQKRVVNEAIKLRDVDLLMLYCGIYLVSVLAASGLKYLINILQTLIGQRALAEMRKALYHHLLTLPLSFFRKTQPGLVVASLVNELVAAGDFAGEALAVPITSLLTLLVFAVYLAWLNPILAAVSLSIYPVVLLIIPLLQQKANQANKKRVDITRHYSDIIVESVSGIHEVQGNGSYEIENLRHDQEVEDLRKIRVRWNLLRFGIKTANNFFTNLSPFLVFIIGGYLTIHGRLELGALVAFLSAQEKLYDPWKELIEFYQSYQDAIVRYRRTMEYFDAAPEYQLAPVDRAPYHLRGDLQVQHLSFATEGGILLLQDINLSLAPGEHLALVGFSGSGKSTLALCVGQLYRYTGGHVLMDGREVAEMTKSDIVNNVGFVSQSPFIFGGTIQSNLLYGCEARKQAAGAESTPPMPTLDQIIEVLQQTGIFVDVLRFGLNARVSPQRDGDLMAVLVRVRANFRRDFGEALADSVEFFNVQNFLHHASIAENLIFGTANDPAFEAPNLYHNPYFLEFLERAELTGPLLKLGAELARQTVDILGNLPPQDIFFRESPIQPEELEDYKQIVQRLEKQPLADLPAGEREKLLILGLRFTPARHKTVALSGLLEKRVMAGRALFKAGIERDFPDALAFYQTAVYIHSETILNNILFGKPKSSGSQAEEKINQSIVQVLIEEDLLERIIEIGMTFDVGSKGDRLSGGQRQKVAIARAFLKNPEILIMDEATSALDNKSQARIQRLLEARFKGRTTLIAVLHRLDIVKNFDKIAVMKAGKILELGPYEELMNRKGTFYELVTGRK
- a CDS encoding DUF2065 domain-containing protein — protein: MEFFLCVLGMVMIIEGLPYFAFPEQMKSWVGKIREMSAGALRRFGLILMLLGLFLVYLGRT